A section of the Clostridium omnivorum genome encodes:
- a CDS encoding sugar phosphate isomerase/epimerase family protein → MKKNISISTCFNYDIPIEEQLDIIAKSGFKYISLGSNTNHSGLFEDVKKLKSLLKKYDLSIDTIHGCRTDIDDSVRMLKKFACAAKELEVSAIVVHPCQFYIEDNMVDEKLFKLLNVCDDLKPIAKEYNVKFAIENLHPKASTEVVKRALNKLDREVFGLCYDSSHDQVDGPRDFNLLEEFGDRVIAVHLSDRIKEFVDHVVPGEGFIDFEIICNLLKRKGYSNSILMEVSKEHTIFKDDIKFLEETYRMGCIIFDKVNARSSWRR, encoded by the coding sequence TTGAAAAAGAATATTTCAATTTCAACATGTTTTAATTATGATATACCGATTGAGGAACAACTTGATATTATAGCTAAGAGTGGATTTAAGTATATTTCTTTAGGTTCAAATACGAATCATTCAGGACTATTTGAAGACGTTAAGAAATTAAAGAGTTTATTAAAAAAGTATGATTTATCTATAGATACAATACATGGTTGTAGAACAGATATAGATGATAGCGTTAGAATGTTAAAAAAATTTGCTTGTGCAGCGAAGGAACTAGAAGTAAGTGCAATAGTAGTTCACCCATGTCAATTTTATATTGAAGACAATATGGTTGATGAAAAATTATTCAAGCTCCTTAATGTTTGTGATGACTTAAAACCTATTGCAAAAGAATATAATGTGAAATTTGCAATAGAAAATTTACATCCCAAAGCATCAACAGAAGTTGTGAAAAGAGCATTAAATAAATTAGACAGAGAAGTATTTGGGTTATGTTATGATTCTTCACATGACCAAGTTGATGGGCCGCGAGATTTCAATTTATTAGAGGAATTTGGAGATAGAGTAATTGCTGTGCATTTATCTGATAGGATAAAAGAATTTGTAGATCACGTAGTTCCTGGAGAAGGATTTATAGATTTTGAAATAATATGTAATCTATTGAAAAGAAAAGGATATAGTAATTCCATACTAATGGAAGTTTCAAAAGAGCATACAATATTCAAGGACGATATTAAGTTCTTAGAAGAAACATATCGTATGGGTTGTATAATATTTGATAAAGTTAATGCGAGAAGTAGCTGGCGGAGGTAA
- a CDS encoding HAD family hydrolase, whose product MIFFDIDGTLIDHKRAEYLGVSGFYSKYKEHFDIDKNLFYEEWCKISDTHFQKFLHGEVTFSQQRIDRIKDVFSLSGKSISDEEAGEKFKAYVSLYENNLLPYDDVAPCLEMIKQHRIGIISNGDYKQQMMKLRKISNDNLFEVVITAGEVGVAKPNVDIFKIACERANVDIKDCIYVGDDIESDMISCTRAGMMGVWINRTKESREFMGFKTIKDLRELKSALEKR is encoded by the coding sequence ATGATTTTTTTCGATATTGATGGTACCTTGATAGATCACAAAAGAGCTGAATATTTAGGCGTATCGGGATTTTACTCAAAATATAAAGAGCATTTTGATATTGATAAAAATTTATTTTATGAAGAATGGTGTAAGATTTCAGACACTCATTTCCAAAAATTTTTGCATGGGGAAGTAACTTTTTCGCAACAACGCATCGATAGAATTAAGGACGTGTTTTCGCTGTCTGGTAAAAGCATTTCTGATGAAGAGGCAGGAGAAAAGTTTAAAGCTTATGTTAGTTTATATGAAAATAATTTATTGCCTTATGATGATGTTGCTCCTTGCCTAGAAATGATTAAACAACATAGAATAGGTATTATTAGCAATGGTGATTATAAGCAACAGATGATGAAACTAAGGAAAATATCAAATGATAATTTATTTGAAGTCGTCATAACTGCTGGAGAGGTTGGAGTTGCGAAGCCTAATGTTGATATATTTAAAATTGCATGCGAGAGAGCCAACGTTGATATTAAGGACTGTATCTATGTTGGTGATGATATCGAAAGCGATATGATTTCATGTACAAGAGCTGGAATGATGGGAGTGTGGATTAACAGAACAAAAGAGAGCAGAGAATTTATGGGGTTTAAAACTATTAAAGATTTAAGAGAATTAAAAAGTGCTTTAGAAAAGAGGTAA
- a CDS encoding GNAT family N-acetyltransferase, translating to MNITNRRYKLLSDFERVHCFLTDIYNLETLNSYLLPQYFEYDHSTPYFNLFKAHRIGLWEDNSNIVGAVCYEFSLSNCHLVTNSNYSFLLPQLLEWAEKELSETKDGKKILKVWITDKEKDKQKLLKQNGYEMDYRFPVKIFNYDKSFIDRKLPSGFTIINGIGVDYKKMHDCFWKGFDHGDTPDDDLDGNMQMCNAPRADMSLMTIIVAPDGEYACTLGMWFDEKNKYAYLEPLATVPKYRHMGLATIALTEAMKKTKALGAKYCFGGDGEFYTAIGFETIMNRELWKKEW from the coding sequence ATGAACATTACAAATCGCAGGTATAAACTATTATCTGATTTTGAACGAGTACATTGCTTTTTAACTGATATATACAACCTTGAAACACTTAACAGCTATTTGTTACCGCAATATTTTGAGTATGACCATTCTACTCCATATTTTAATTTATTCAAAGCACATCGCATAGGATTATGGGAAGATAATAGTAATATTGTTGGTGCTGTTTGCTATGAATTTAGTTTAAGTAATTGCCATTTAGTCACAAATTCTAATTACAGTTTTTTACTACCACAATTGCTTGAATGGGCAGAAAAGGAATTATCTGAAACAAAAGATGGAAAGAAGATTCTCAAAGTATGGATTACAGATAAAGAAAAAGATAAGCAGAAACTATTGAAACAGAACGGATATGAAATGGACTACAGATTTCCTGTAAAAATTTTCAACTATGATAAATCATTTATAGATAGAAAGTTGCCATCAGGATTTACAATAATAAATGGTATTGGAGTGGATTACAAAAAAATGCACGATTGTTTTTGGAAAGGTTTTGATCATGGTGATACACCTGATGATGATTTGGATGGTAATATGCAAATGTGCAATGCTCCCCGTGCTGATATGTCACTTATGACGATTATCGTTGCGCCTGATGGTGAATATGCTTGTACACTTGGTATGTGGTTTGACGAGAAAAATAAGTATGCTTATCTTGAGCCATTGGCTACTGTACCCAAATATCGTCATATGGGTCTGGCGACAATAGCGCTCACTGAAGCTATGAAGAAGACAAAAGCACTTGGAGCAAAATATTGTTTTGGTGGTGACGGAGAATTTTATACTGCTATAGGCTTTGAAACGATCATGAATCGTGAATTATGGAAAAAGGAATGGTAA
- a CDS encoding CPBP family intramembrane glutamic endopeptidase, which yields MGGINFLKELGGSLLSFCILGVVIYFLTKILKVKYCGFKFSNSKKSALYAIAAVTISCCMTTGLMILLKSQNASKVTSNTQNYNLSSVINIAIVWLIFLSPILIAKKIRKETWGSTGISKHNLKASILIGAILAIITISSVILFSSKSLRDIGQKLTLSSLWALVYYSVVGFCEEFMYRGYLQTRLMGWLGRWKGWILTSIVMALVHIPQRMASMGLSPKDAIISSALLIPISLMMGYILIKTENIAASSIYHTFADWVSVLM from the coding sequence ATGGGGGGAATTAATTTTTTAAAAGAATTGGGAGGCTCATTGCTAAGTTTTTGTATACTAGGTGTTGTAATATATTTTTTAACAAAAATATTAAAGGTAAAGTACTGTGGCTTTAAATTTTCAAATTCTAAAAAAAGTGCTTTATATGCCATAGCTGCAGTAACAATAAGTTGCTGCATGACTACTGGATTAATGATTTTACTTAAATCACAAAATGCATCAAAAGTAACATCAAACACTCAAAACTATAACCTAAGTAGTGTCATAAATATAGCAATTGTATGGTTAATTTTCTTATCACCTATCCTGATAGCAAAAAAAATCAGAAAGGAAACATGGGGGAGCACTGGCATCTCAAAACATAATTTAAAGGCTTCAATATTAATAGGAGCTATACTTGCAATAATTACTATATCAAGTGTTATTTTATTTAGTTCAAAGAGTTTAAGAGATATTGGACAGAAATTAACTTTAAGCTCTTTATGGGCGTTAGTTTACTATTCAGTTGTGGGATTCTGCGAAGAATTTATGTATAGGGGATATTTACAAACTCGTTTGATGGGATGGCTTGGAAGATGGAAAGGATGGATATTAACTTCAATAGTTATGGCATTAGTTCATATTCCTCAACGAATGGCATCAATGGGTCTATCGCCTAAAGATGCAATTATAAGTTCAGCATTGTTAATACCAATAAGTTTAATGATGGGTTATATATTAATTAAAACTGAAAACATAGCGGCATCTAGTATATATCATACATTTGCAGATTGGGTAAGCGTATTAATGTAA
- a CDS encoding AAA family ATPase, which produces MEPTKRNRLFVITGASCIGKSTANEILFKNEEDYIVMESDLLWSDVYNTPENNYRAYRELWMRVCSNISQIGMPVVLCGCAVPEQFEACNARKYFSEIIYIAVVAEKNELIKRMKYGRNVTDENWIKSSEQFNEWLKNNAAKTTPNIILVDNTHMSPEETAKRIDEIIRLNMV; this is translated from the coding sequence ATGGAGCCTACTAAAAGAAATAGATTATTTGTAATTACAGGAGCGAGTTGCATTGGTAAGTCTACTGCTAATGAAATTTTGTTTAAGAACGAAGAAGATTATATTGTGATGGAAAGTGATTTGCTTTGGTCAGATGTCTATAATACACCAGAAAATAACTATAGGGCGTATCGTGAATTATGGATGCGCGTATGTAGTAACATCTCTCAAATAGGTATGCCTGTAGTTCTATGTGGATGCGCAGTGCCTGAACAGTTTGAGGCATGCAATGCTAGGAAGTACTTCTCTGAAATAATCTATATTGCTGTCGTTGCTGAAAAAAATGAACTTATTAAACGTATGAAATATGGAAGAAATGTGACAGATGAAAATTGGATTAAGAGTTCAGAGCAATTTAATGAATGGTTAAAGAATAATGCTGCAAAAACAACTCCTAACATTATCTTGGTGGATAATACACATATGAGTCCAGAGGAGACTGCAAAGAGAATAGATGAAATAATTAGATTAAATATGGTGTAA
- a CDS encoding dienelactone hydrolase family protein encodes MKETKDRSKIAIALVHEIYGINNHILSMSKKFEDEGYDVYCIDLLNNRTFDYEEADEAYSYFMNEVGFDKAKSKVLDCIHSIFNYYEKVYLIGYSVGATVAWLCSEEQELINGVVGYYGSRIRDYIAIEPKVKTVLFFPLREKEFDIDALIQVLEGKEKVSAYKFEGLHGFADSYSKYYNSKEKELSEKILNEFICE; translated from the coding sequence GTGAAAGAAACAAAAGATAGATCTAAAATCGCCATTGCACTAGTACATGAGATTTATGGAATTAATAATCATATTTTAAGTATGAGTAAGAAATTTGAAGATGAAGGTTATGATGTTTATTGTATTGATTTACTAAATAACAGAACGTTTGATTATGAAGAGGCAGATGAAGCATATTCATATTTTATGAATGAAGTTGGATTTGATAAAGCTAAGTCAAAAGTTCTAGATTGCATACATAGTATTTTTAATTATTATGAGAAGGTATATTTAATAGGTTATAGTGTTGGCGCAACGGTAGCATGGCTTTGTAGCGAAGAACAAGAGCTAATCAATGGAGTAGTAGGCTATTATGGATCAAGGATTAGAGATTATATAGCTATAGAACCTAAGGTTAAAACAGTGTTATTTTTTCCGTTAAGAGAAAAAGAATTTGATATAGATGCTTTAATACAAGTGTTAGAAGGAAAAGAGAAGGTTAGCGCATATAAATTTGAGGGATTACATGGCTTTGCGGATTCATACTCAAAATATTATAACAGTAAAGAAAAAGAGCTAAGTGAGAAAATATTAAATGAGTTTATTTGTGAGTAA
- a CDS encoding GyrI-like domain-containing protein — translation MEVQRCTKECFSVIGKEGSTNDGNEFIEKLWADANSHFNEVAELAKKDEKGNLLGIWGAMSDLSHSFKPWEDNFTKGLYLAGVEVIDDAEAPKGWVKWTIPSYEYIYVKNENAATFADVIKYLSENDIQLVGAVHDFNCPETGQGYMFFPIRKL, via the coding sequence ATGGAAGTTCAAAGATGTACAAAGGAGTGCTTTTCGGTTATAGGGAAAGAAGGTTCCACAAATGACGGTAATGAATTTATTGAAAAGCTGTGGGCTGATGCTAATTCTCATTTTAACGAAGTGGCTGAATTAGCAAAAAAAGATGAAAAGGGTAATCTTCTTGGAATATGGGGAGCAATGTCTGATTTATCTCATTCCTTTAAACCCTGGGAGGATAATTTTACAAAAGGTCTTTATCTTGCAGGTGTTGAAGTAATAGATGATGCTGAAGCGCCAAAGGGTTGGGTGAAATGGACAATCCCATCCTATGAATATATTTATGTGAAGAACGAAAATGCTGCTACATTTGCTGATGTTATAAAATATTTAAGCGAGAATGATATACAGCTTGTAGGTGCTGTTCACGATTTTAATTGCCCTGAAACTGGACAAGGATATATGTTTTTCCCCATACGAAAACTATAA
- a CDS encoding MutS family DNA mismatch repair protein — MKGEDILRSAREEYERRLKAYTRLLGKQTKRVNTTSILRLAVFVIGIAITGILIYLKYPYLSISSLLVTMIVFTLLVVQHRKFKDNKKYTETLIKINETSIKRTEGQWKEFKDSGEEFQDEEHNFSGDLDIFGRGSLFQWINSAVTHLGRISLKDRLTVFNDSIEEKYKIQEAVKELGSTLGFRQKYMAEALMNKDNMNNPEVLFKWAGEKHERYKKTWLSIATKIMPLLPIGALLALLLVPGFTYKVLLLAILINILFLFPTNVERQNVLSEVAEYKKSLESYYKMVRLIENKNFKSEYLNELKKKLTDSNGVKASKQLEELQEIISLISDRSNMFYIIINIIFVLDYRIMIRLENWKENSGKHLETWIRTIGEFEALSSISVISYENPKWVMPEFLKDIDKISAKGMGHPLLGEKRVCNNFIMEMPAKVLLITGSNMSGKSTLLRTIGINLVLSYAGAPVCAESFKCPIMKIYTCMRVSDNLEKNISSFYAELIRIRNIVDASKSDDKIFFLLDEIFKGTNSMDRHEGARVLITQLSRAGAMGLVSTHDLELGTLENESGGRIKNYHFREYYEDDKIKFDYKLRPGVSTTRNALYLIKLAGIEVEDNKKGY, encoded by the coding sequence ATGAAAGGGGAAGACATATTGAGAAGTGCGAGAGAAGAGTATGAAAGAAGACTCAAGGCCTATACAAGACTGCTTGGTAAGCAAACTAAGAGAGTAAACACTACCAGTATTTTAAGATTAGCTGTTTTTGTAATAGGTATTGCAATTACTGGGATACTTATATATCTTAAATATCCTTATTTAAGTATAAGCAGCCTTTTGGTAACTATGATAGTGTTTACCTTGCTAGTTGTACAGCATAGAAAATTTAAGGATAACAAGAAGTATACTGAGACTCTAATAAAAATAAATGAAACTTCTATAAAGAGGACTGAAGGACAGTGGAAGGAATTTAAGGACAGTGGTGAGGAGTTTCAAGATGAAGAGCACAATTTTTCTGGAGATTTAGATATCTTTGGAAGAGGATCCTTGTTTCAATGGATTAATTCGGCTGTAACTCACCTAGGCAGAATAAGCTTAAAGGATAGACTTACAGTTTTTAATGACAGCATTGAGGAAAAATATAAAATTCAGGAGGCTGTTAAAGAACTTGGCAGTACTTTAGGTTTTAGACAAAAGTATATGGCTGAAGCTCTTATGAATAAGGACAATATGAATAATCCTGAAGTGCTTTTTAAATGGGCTGGAGAAAAACATGAGCGGTATAAAAAAACTTGGCTTAGTATTGCCACTAAAATAATGCCGCTGCTGCCTATTGGAGCACTGCTGGCTTTGCTTTTAGTACCAGGTTTTACGTATAAGGTGCTTCTTTTAGCTATTTTAATAAATATTTTGTTTCTCTTTCCAACTAATGTGGAAAGGCAAAATGTATTAAGTGAGGTAGCTGAATATAAGAAGAGCTTAGAAAGCTATTACAAGATGGTAAGACTTATAGAAAATAAGAATTTTAAATCTGAATATTTAAATGAGCTTAAGAAGAAGCTTACTGATAGCAATGGGGTAAAAGCATCAAAGCAATTAGAGGAGCTTCAGGAAATTATTTCTTTAATATCAGATAGATCCAATATGTTTTATATAATTATAAATATTATTTTTGTGCTGGATTATCGGATTATGATAAGACTTGAAAATTGGAAAGAGAACAGTGGAAAGCATTTAGAGACTTGGATTAGAACTATAGGTGAGTTTGAAGCTCTATCAAGTATTTCGGTTATTAGCTATGAAAATCCAAAGTGGGTAATGCCGGAATTTCTAAAGGATATAGATAAAATATCAGCAAAGGGAATGGGACATCCACTTCTGGGTGAAAAGAGAGTCTGCAATAACTTTATTATGGAGATGCCAGCTAAGGTTCTGCTAATTACAGGTTCAAATATGTCTGGAAAGAGTACACTGCTTAGAACCATAGGCATAAATCTAGTACTTTCTTATGCAGGAGCTCCAGTATGCGCTGAAAGCTTTAAGTGCCCAATAATGAAAATATATACTTGTATGAGGGTTAGTGACAACCTGGAAAAGAATATCTCCTCCTTCTATGCTGAACTTATACGCATAAGAAATATTGTTGATGCTTCCAAGAGCGATGATAAGATATTCTTCCTTCTAGATGAAATATTCAAAGGTACAAATTCCATGGATAGGCATGAAGGTGCAAGAGTGCTGATTACTCAGCTTAGCAGAGCAGGAGCTATGGGACTTGTATCCACCCATGACCTTGAACTTGGAACTTTAGAGAATGAGAGTGGTGGAAGAATCAAGAATTATCACTTTAGAGAGTACTATGAGGATGACAAGATTAAGTTTGATTATAAATTAAGACCAGGAGTGTCTACTACTAGAAATGCGCTGTACCTTATTAAGCTGGCAGGTATTGAAGTAGAAGATAATAAAAAAGGATATTAA
- a CDS encoding M42 family metallopeptidase, which yields MEERELLKRLCLANGPSGREHWVYPVIKEAFEPFGEVTLNKMNNVYVHKKGRGKGSIMLMAHSDEVFLMITEISENGFLKFKGCGIDVKTLISQEVIVHGKEEVLGIIGIKPPHLMNDEERSKAVTAEGLLIDTGYSKEKLEKIVSVGDFVTLKRDFYELLNNNVTCKAIDDRSGIVAMYTCAKELENVNHDMDVYFVASCQEEVGHRGAKMSSYELNPTFGIAIDVTFDSGALGDTDRENKLGGGPVICVGPNVHPKLRKKLVEAAKEYNIPYQVEVEPGNTGTDAWDIQITREGIPTLLISIPIKYMHTSVEMINMEDIKNTGRIVAKLIEKLKGDEVEELLCY from the coding sequence GTGGAGGAACGTGAGTTACTTAAAAGATTATGTTTAGCTAATGGACCCAGCGGCAGAGAGCACTGGGTCTATCCTGTGATTAAAGAAGCTTTTGAGCCCTTTGGAGAAGTAACCTTAAATAAAATGAATAATGTATATGTACATAAAAAGGGAAGGGGAAAAGGCAGTATAATGCTTATGGCCCATTCAGATGAAGTTTTTTTAATGATTACCGAAATAAGTGAAAACGGCTTTTTAAAATTTAAGGGCTGTGGTATTGATGTAAAGACACTTATTTCTCAAGAGGTGATAGTTCACGGAAAAGAAGAAGTTCTAGGCATTATAGGTATAAAGCCACCTCATCTTATGAATGATGAAGAGAGAAGTAAAGCTGTAACTGCAGAAGGATTATTAATAGACACAGGCTATTCTAAAGAAAAGCTAGAAAAAATAGTTAGTGTTGGAGATTTTGTTACTTTAAAAAGAGACTTTTATGAGCTTTTAAATAACAACGTAACCTGCAAGGCAATTGATGATAGGTCTGGAATTGTTGCAATGTATACCTGTGCTAAGGAACTAGAAAATGTGAACCATGATATGGATGTTTACTTTGTTGCTTCCTGTCAGGAGGAAGTAGGTCATAGGGGAGCTAAGATGTCAAGCTATGAGCTCAATCCTACCTTTGGTATAGCTATTGATGTTACCTTTGACAGTGGTGCTCTTGGAGATACAGATAGGGAAAATAAGCTTGGAGGCGGCCCGGTAATCTGTGTGGGACCTAATGTTCACCCTAAGCTTAGAAAAAAGCTGGTTGAAGCTGCTAAGGAATATAACATACCATACCAAGTAGAAGTAGAGCCAGGAAATACAGGCACAGATGCTTGGGATATACAGATAACTAGAGAGGGTATTCCTACACTGTTAATTTCTATTCCTATAAAATACATGCATACCTCTGTGGAAATGATCAATATGGAGGATATTAAAAATACAGGAAGAATAGTTGCCAAGCTTATAGAAAAGCTAAAGGGTGATGAAGTGGAGGAACTGTTATGCTATTAG
- a CDS encoding M42 family metallopeptidase codes for MLLEKLCSASGPSGFEGDVRNIIKEEIKPYIDEIKVDRMGNIIAHKKGNGPKVIVDAHMDEVGFVITGYNEDGTLKFYSLGGINNKVIPSKVVLVGENKLPGVIGVKPIHLQSSDDRKKNFSYDDCCIDIGSNSKEETKALVELGDFAVFPTEFSEFGEGLLKGKAFDDRMGCAVLIELLKENYDCDLYAVFNVQEEVGERGAFTAAYGVKPDIGIALEGTICADMPNIPKHMRATEIGKGPAVSIMDNTSIFTEEISKAIIKVAEEKDIPYQLRRAIAGGNDAGAIHMSGEGAKVATVSVPCRYIHSSVSVASKSDYENTVKLMVEFLKTIK; via the coding sequence ATGCTATTAGAAAAATTATGTAGTGCTTCAGGTCCTTCTGGGTTTGAAGGGGACGTTAGAAACATAATTAAAGAAGAGATAAAACCATATATAGATGAAATAAAGGTAGATAGAATGGGCAATATAATTGCTCATAAAAAAGGCAATGGGCCTAAGGTTATAGTAGATGCCCATATGGATGAAGTTGGCTTTGTTATTACAGGCTATAATGAGGATGGAACTCTTAAATTCTACTCTCTTGGGGGAATAAATAATAAGGTTATCCCAAGCAAGGTGGTTTTAGTTGGTGAAAATAAGCTGCCTGGAGTTATAGGAGTAAAGCCTATACATCTTCAAAGTTCAGATGATAGAAAGAAGAACTTTTCCTATGATGATTGCTGCATTGATATAGGTTCAAATTCAAAGGAAGAAACCAAAGCACTTGTAGAGCTTGGAGATTTTGCAGTATTCCCTACTGAATTCAGCGAATTTGGAGAGGGGCTTTTAAAGGGTAAGGCTTTTGACGATAGAATGGGCTGCGCAGTTCTCATAGAACTATTAAAGGAAAACTATGACTGTGACTTGTATGCAGTGTTTAATGTTCAAGAAGAGGTTGGAGAAAGAGGTGCTTTTACAGCTGCTTATGGGGTTAAACCTGATATTGGAATAGCTCTAGAGGGAACTATCTGTGCTGACATGCCAAATATTCCAAAGCATATGAGAGCTACTGAAATAGGAAAAGGACCTGCTGTATCTATAATGGATAACACTAGTATATTTACAGAGGAGATTTCCAAGGCAATAATTAAGGTTGCTGAGGAGAAGGACATTCCTTATCAGCTAAGAAGAGCAATAGCTGGTGGAAATGACGCTGGCGCAATTCATATGTCTGGAGAAGGAGCAAAGGTAGCAACTGTGTCAGTACCTTGCAGATATATTCATTCTTCAGTTTCGGTGGCAAGTAAAAGTGATTATGAGAATACAGTAAAGCTTATGGTTGAATTTTTAAAAACAATAAAATAA
- a CDS encoding M42 family peptidase, giving the protein MDVMLEKLLNAFGVSGHEGEVREVIMEELKGIDCNVKEDKMGNLIVKLGSGNEKIMFCAHMDEIGLIATYIEDNGFVRVGSVGDFKPGDMVNNFAMFKNGTMGKIAAAKAEPEIGDIFIDLGIKGREEVLKVVKEADTACFIGEALEVGKNIISPGLDNRIGCYILLRMIKEIKDTNKEVYFVFSTQQELGGRGARAAAFAIEPDYCVVIDLEQAGDVIGGEGNIALGAGPVVSIMDKTLIMHHEIKEMLDSAAGDDIKLQYTYSTSITDGGTIHKEVGGIKTGVVSVPCRYKHTVSEMVCLEDVEAVIKLLKNLV; this is encoded by the coding sequence ATGGATGTGATGTTAGAAAAGCTTCTTAATGCCTTTGGTGTAAGTGGGCATGAAGGGGAAGTAAGAGAAGTAATCATGGAAGAATTAAAGGGTATAGATTGCAATGTAAAGGAAGACAAAATGGGTAACCTTATAGTGAAATTAGGTTCAGGAAATGAGAAAATAATGTTCTGTGCCCACATGGATGAGATAGGATTAATTGCAACTTATATTGAGGATAATGGGTTTGTAAGAGTAGGCAGCGTTGGAGATTTTAAACCAGGTGATATGGTGAACAATTTTGCAATGTTTAAAAATGGTACTATGGGAAAGATTGCTGCTGCTAAAGCAGAACCTGAAATAGGAGATATATTTATAGACTTAGGTATTAAGGGAAGAGAAGAAGTGCTAAAGGTTGTTAAGGAAGCTGATACAGCATGTTTTATTGGAGAAGCACTAGAGGTTGGTAAGAATATTATAAGTCCTGGACTGGATAACAGAATAGGCTGCTACATTCTTCTAAGAATGATAAAAGAGATAAAGGATACCAATAAAGAAGTTTATTTTGTTTTCTCAACTCAGCAGGAGCTTGGAGGAAGAGGTGCTAGAGCAGCAGCTTTTGCAATTGAACCAGATTATTGTGTAGTCATAGATTTAGAACAAGCAGGAGATGTGATTGGTGGAGAAGGAAACATAGCACTAGGAGCAGGACCCGTAGTTTCCATTATGGACAAAACACTAATTATGCACCATGAAATAAAGGAAATGCTAGACAGTGCTGCAGGCGATGATATAAAATTGCAGTATACTTATTCTACTAGCATAACTGATGGAGGAACTATACATAAGGAAGTTGGCGGAATAAAGACTGGTGTAGTATCTGTACCTTGCAGGTATAAGCACACAGTTTCTGAAATGGTTTGTCTAGAGGATGTAGAGGCAGTAATAAAACTATTAAAGAATTTAGTATAA
- a CDS encoding VanZ family protein, producing MKKKHIKWIAVIAWMILIFVFSNMPGDASDEKSKFVIYIFNALGLNLNSVFGNLADFVVRKCAHFTEYFIFYMLLYNAFKENFQWKKAILFSIVGVFLYASSDEFHQSFIPGRGPSFRDVMIDTSGGALAMVVIVIRQIQKNRAKKIKYIK from the coding sequence ATGAAAAAGAAACATATAAAATGGATAGCTGTTATAGCTTGGATGATATTAATATTTGTATTTTCAAATATGCCAGGGGATGCATCTGATGAAAAGAGCAAGTTTGTTATATATATTTTTAATGCACTTGGATTGAATTTAAATAGTGTTTTTGGAAATCTAGCAGACTTTGTTGTTAGAAAATGTGCCCACTTTACTGAGTATTTTATTTTTTACATGCTGCTTTACAATGCATTTAAAGAAAATTTTCAATGGAAGAAAGCCATACTGTTTTCTATAGTTGGTGTGTTTTTATATGCCTCCTCAGATGAGTTTCACCAAAGCTTTATTCCAGGCAGAGGTCCTAGCTTTAGGGATGTTATGATAGATACTTCCGGCGGGGCGCTGGCTATGGTAGTCATTGTGATTAGGCAAATACAAAAAAATCGTGCTAAAAAAATAAAGTATATAAAATGA
- a CDS encoding NUDIX domain-containing protein produces the protein MFIQHIECGNKIEDIEYRERIGAYALIVNSDNKIALVRRDNNYFLPGGGVENDETYEECLKRECSEEIGYNLELIEYIGKLSHYTKSIKHNEYLKLVGHFYIGKLLVKNDLKIEEDHELIWIPIKESSDKMQEEFQAHAIREYIKQQKI, from the coding sequence ATGTTTATTCAGCATATAGAGTGCGGCAATAAAATTGAAGACATTGAATATAGAGAGAGAATAGGTGCATATGCACTAATTGTTAATTCAGATAATAAAATTGCTTTAGTTAGAAGGGATAATAACTATTTCCTGCCAGGAGGCGGAGTTGAGAATGATGAGACTTATGAAGAATGTTTAAAAAGAGAATGCTCAGAGGAAATAGGCTACAATTTAGAGCTAATAGAGTATATTGGAAAGTTGTCTCATTATACTAAATCTATTAAACACAACGAATACTTAAAATTAGTTGGACATTTTTATATAGGAAAGTTATTAGTTAAGAACGATTTAAAAATCGAAGAAGATCATGAACTTATTTGGATTCCAATTAAGGAGTCTTCAGATAAAATGCAGGAAGAATTTCAGGCACATGCTATAAGGGAATATATAAAGCAGCAAAAAATATGA